The proteins below come from a single Zea mays cultivar B73 chromosome 8, Zm-B73-REFERENCE-NAM-5.0, whole genome shotgun sequence genomic window:
- the LOC100276336 gene encoding uncharacterized protein LOC100276336 (The RefSeq protein has 2 substitutions compared to this genomic sequence), translating into MAAALSSRRALHSLHRRLLFHPSPSPAAARRALPTSTRSPIPAHSPTFSFSFYSSSRFFTTARPDARLRHGMLPQRLIGGVRSVANGGSKLGPLGQGVKGLGRPMEAARSAAARYRAAVGLQVEAFWRRNSMILVGAGGVIVCFLLWRIMFGIASTFVGLSEGMAKYGFLALATAIVAFAGMYARARLTINPDKVYRLAMTKLNTSAAILEVMGAPLTGTDVRAYVMSGGGPKLKDFKFKLGSKRCFLIFPIKGSERRGLVSVEAKKKNGQYDMKLLAVDIPMASGPDQRLFLVGDEQEYKVGGGLISELRDPIVKAMAAEKEFDYLDEREDEEDERREREEAEQEEAEALRREEEXLRQEGEERRRREEAESLEKAT; encoded by the exons ATGGCGGCTGCCCTCTCCTCGCGGCGTGCCCTGCACAGCCTCCACCGCCGCCTCCTCTTCCACCCCTCCCCCTCACCCGCCGCCGCACGCCGCGCGCTACCCACTTCCACTCGCAGCCCCATCCCCGCACACTCCCCCaccttctccttctccttctacTCCTCCTCCCGCTTCTTCACCACCGCGCGCCCCGATGCGAGGCTGCGGCACGGGATGCTGCCGCAGCGGCTGATAGGCGGGGTCAGGTCGGTGGCGAACGGTGGGTCGAAACTGGGACCGCTGGGTCAGGGGGTCAAGGGGCTGGGGCGGCCCATGGAGGCGGCGAGGAGCGCGGCCGCGCGGTACCGCGCGGCCGTCGGCCTGCAGGTCGAGGCCTTCTGGCGGCGCAACTCCATGATCCTCGTCGGTGCGGGGGGAGTCATCGtctgtttcttgctctggaggatCATGTTCGGCATCGCcagcaccttcgtcggcctctccgAGGGTATGGCCAAGTACGGCTTCCTCGCCCTTGCCACCGCCATTGTCGCCTTTGCC GGTATGTATGCCCGGGCAAGGTTAACCATAAACCCTGACAAGGTTTACCGGCTGGCTATGACAAAACTCAATACATCTGCTGCCATCCTTGAAGTTATGGGTGCGCCCCTAACTGGTACTGATGTCAGAGCATATGTTATGTCTGGAGGAGGCCCGAAACTGAAGGACTTCAAATTTAAGCTTGGCAGTAAACGGTGCTTCCTCATTTTCCCCATCAAAGGATCAGAAAGAAGGGGCCTCGTAAGTGTTGAGGCCAAGAAGAAAAATGGACAG TATGACATGAAGCTACTAGCTGTTGACATACCAATGGCATCAGGTCCTGACCAGCGGCTGTTCCTCGTGGGTGATGAACAAGAGTACAAGGTCGGCGGGGGCTTGATATCTGAGCTACGAGACCCGATCGTAAAAGCTATGGCCGCGGAGAAGGAGTTTGACTATCTTGACGAGAGAGAGGATGAGGAGGACGAGCGGAGGGAGCGTGAGGAGGCGGAGCAAGAGGAGGCGGAAGCATTGAGGCGCGAGGAGGAAAGGCTGCGCCAGGCGGGTGAAGAGCGTAGGCGGCGGGAGGAGGCTGAGAGCCTGGAGAAAGCTACGTGA
- the LOC100384847 gene encoding uncharacterized protein LOC100384847, producing the protein MFKSNDILCKQTALKRERKIPVLVGITILFVVHVSGFYWCYKNGDLIRPLMMLPPKEIPPFWHAIFIILVNDTMVRQTAMVVKCLLLMYYKNSRGRSYRRQGQMLTIVEYFLLLYRALLPTPVWYRFFLNKEYGSLFSSLTTGLYLTFKLTSVVEKVQSFLTALRALSHKDFHYGSYATSEQVVAAGDLCAICQEKMHVPILLRCKHIFCEDCVSEWFERERTCPLCRALVKPADLRSFSDGSTSLFFQLF; encoded by the exons ATGTTCAAGTCCAACGATATCCTGTGTAAGCAGACTGCTCTGAAG AGGGAGAGAAAAATTCCAGTTCTTGTCGGGATTACAATATTATTTGTTGTTCATGTATCTGGATTTTACTGGTGTTACAAGAACGGGGATCTTATAAGACCTCTCATGATGCTTCCTCCAAAAGAAATACCACCATTTTGGCACGCAATATTCATCATCTTGGTGAACG ATACAATGGTGCGCCAAACTGCTATGGTTGTCAAATGTTTACTGCTGATGTACTATAAGAACAGCAGAGGGCGTAGCTATCGTAGGCAG GGTCAAATGTTGACGATTGTGGAATATTTTCTACTTTTGTATCGTGCATTATTGCCTACACCTGTGTGGTACCGTTTTTTCCTGAACAAGGAGTATGGAAGCCTATTTTCGTCTCTAACCACTGGCTTGTATCTCACTTTCAAGTTGACATCTGTTGTGGAAAAG GTTCAGTCTTTTTTGACGGCATTGAGAGCATTATCTCATAAAGACTTCCATTATGGTTCATATGCAACAAGTGAGCAG GTAGTTGCTGCTGGAGACTTGTGTGCGATATGCCAAGAAAAGATGCATGTTCCCATCCTTTTGCGCTGCAAACATATCTTCTGTGAAGATTGTGTATCCGAATG GTTCGAGAGGGAGCGAACGTGCCCGCTGTGCAGGGCATTGGTGAAGCCAGCAGACCTCCGCTCGTTCAGCGACGGTTCAACAAGCCTCTTCTTCCAGCTATTCTAG